In one window of Clupea harengus chromosome 4, Ch_v2.0.2, whole genome shotgun sequence DNA:
- the ube4b gene encoding ubiquitin conjugation factor E4 B isoform X2, with product MEELSADEIRRRRLARLAGGQTSQPSTPLSTPLTSPQRETPPGPLPGPSGAPPQPMPSAPSHTLGLNTQSITTPATSPMGASGVAYRSQSSEGVSSLSSSPSNSLETQSQTLSRSQSMDIDTASCEKSMSQVDVDSGIENMEVEDSDRREKRNLTEKESSSNPDVSEEEALQLICKILRVSWKEQDRDVIFLPALAAEFQQKNPKDVYSDFKDLIGQILMEVLMMSTQARVHNPFASLTATSQPITAAKSPDHHLTLQPPSSQGSSPMMPCAGSFGASSLSSLYGCSPHPLALNPARMSAPSSASTPSSATTPTSPLSPTDPPPLRPALGSPTPPLPISQRYRPYSLNSPWASTSTIPPSPRSTGPLSPGQGPSFSPLPASLSSPQQVHPSSMSLPLLPPSSPSARARRTALAARMPSSSDEELEEEEEDFSRVQFGSSLGASGGVSVSDSASDRFTIEACKETEMLNYLIERFDSVGMEERKAPKICSQPCVSQLLSNIRSQCISHAALVLQGALTQPRAPLQSSLLVPYMLCRNLPYGFILELLRMTHQEEEVFKQIFVPILQGLALAVKECSFDSDNFKYPLMALAELCEIKFGKTHPVCNLITYLPLWCPGPLSPAGGREVQRLSFLGVFFSLSVFAEDDTKVGDKYFSGPAITMENTRVVSQSLQHYLESARGDLFKILHNILLNGETREAALSYMAALVNRNVKKAQMQTDDKMVSTDGCMLNFLWVLQQLSMKIKLETVDPFYIFHPKCRLQVSTEETRLKATMEELKGWLGELHEIPSKFAEPKFPTECFFLTLHAHHLSILPGCRRYIRRLRAIRDLNRTVEELKNSESQWKDLPLASRHREMLKRCKTQLKKLVRAKACADAGLLDENLLRRCLQFYSMVIQLVLRLVDPAYPNMTLPLNPDIPKSFAALPEFYIEDVAEFLLFIVQYSPQVLYEPCTQDIVTFLIVFICSQNYIRNPYLIAKLVEVLFVTNPAVQPRTQRFFEMMENHPIAINQLVPALMKFYTDVEHTGATSEFYDKFTIRYHISTIFKSLWQNIAHHGTFLEEFNSGKQFVRYINMLINDTTFLLDESLESLKRIHEIQEEMKNKEQWDQLPREQQQSRQSQLTQDERVSRSYLALATETVDMFHILTKQVQKPFLRPELGPRLAAMLNFNLQQLCGPKCRDLKVENPEKYGFEPKKLLDQLTDIYLQLDCARFAKAIADDTRSYSRELFEEVISKMRKAGIKSTIAIEKFKLLSDKVEEIVAKNSQSEMDYSDAPDEFKDPLMDTLMSDPVILPSGCIMDRSIILRHLLNSPTDPFNRQQLTESMLESVPELKERIQAWMREKQGGRLS from the exons GGGTGGCGTATCGCAGCCAGAGCAGCGAGGGCGTCAGCTCTCTGTCCAGCTCGCCCTCCAACAGCCTGGAAACCCAGTCGCAGACCCTGTCCCGATCCCAAAGCATGGACATTGACACTGCCTCCTGTGAAAAGAG CATGTCCCAGGTGGATGTGGACTCAGGAATCGAGAACATGGAGGTCGAAGACAGTGATCGCCGAGAGAAGAGGAACCTCACTGAGAAG GAGTCCTCATCCAACCCTGATGTGTCTGAGGAGGAGGCCCTGCAGCTCATCTGTAAGATCCTGCGCGTGTCCTGGAAGGAGCAGGACCGCGACGTCATCTTCCTCCCAGCCCTAGCTGCCGAGTTCCAGCAGAAGAACCCAAAAGATG TCTACTCGGATTTCAAAGACCTCATCGGCCAAATCCTGATGGAGGTTCTCATGATGTCCACCCAGGCGCGGGTCCACAACCCCTTTGCCAGCCTGACCGCCACGTCTCAGCCAATCACCGCTGCCAAATCCCCTGACCACCACTTGACCCTGCAGCCGCCCTCCAGCCAGGGCAGCAGTCCCATGATGCCCTGCGCCGGCTCCTTTGGTGCCAGCTCTCTATCCAG TCTGTATGGGTGTAGTCCCCATCCTCTGGCCCTGAACCCAGCCCGAATGAGTGCTCCGTCGTCTGCCTCTACCCCTTCCTCGGCCACTActcccacctcccccctctctcccactgacccGCCACCTCTCCGCCCAGCCTTgggctcccccacccccccactgcCCATCTCCCAGCGCTACCGGCCCTACTCCCTCAACTCCCCTTgggcctccacctccaccatcccCCCTAGCCCCAGGTCCACTGGGCCCCTCAGTCCTGGACAGGGCCCTTCCTTCAGCCCCCTGCCGGCCTCCCTCAGTTCCCCCCAGCAGGTGCACCCCAGCTCCATGTCCCTACCCCTGCTGCCACCCAGCTCACCTAGTGCCAGGGCTAGACGGACTGCCCTTGCCGCCAGGATGCCCTCTAG TAGCGATGAAGAacttgaagaggaagaggaggatttTTCTCGGGTGCAGTTTGGCTCCAG CCTGGGTGCCTCAGGAGGGGTGTCGGTGTCGGACTCGGCCAGCGACCGCTTCACCATCGAGGCATGCAAGGAGACGGAGATGCTGAACTACCTCATCGAGCGTTTCGACAGtgtgggcatggaggagaggaaggcccCCAAG ATTTGCAGCCAGCCTTGTGTCAGTCAGCTGCTCAGCAACATTCGCTCCCAGTGTATTTCCCATGCTGCTCTAGTGCTCCAGGGCGCCCTCACTCAGCCCAG GGCTCCGCTGCAGTCTTCTCTGTTGGTCCCTTACATGCTGTGCCGGAACCTTCCGTACGGTTTCATCCTGGAGCTCCTCCGCATGACtcaccaggaggaggaggtgttcaAACAG ATCTTCGTTCCCATCCTCCAAGGGCTCGCTTTAGCGGTGAAAGAATGTTCCTTTGACAGTGACAACTTCAAGTACCCCCTGATG GCTTTAGCTGAGCTTTGTGAAATCAAGTTTGGCAAGACTCATCCTGTGTGCAATTTG ATCACCTACCTCCCACTGTGGTGTCCGGGGCCACTGAGCCCGGCTGGGGGTCGAGAGGTCCAGAGACTGTCCTTCCTCGGAGTGTTCTtcagcctgtctgtgtttgcagaGGATGAC ACCAAAGTGGGGGATAAGTACTTCTCAGGCCCTGCCATTACGATGGAGAACACGCGTGTGGTCAGCCAGTCCCTGCAGCATTATCTGGAGTCAGCCCGG GGTGACCTTTTTAAAATCCTCCACAACATCCTGCTGAACGGGGAGACGAGGGAGGCCGCCCTCAGCTACATGGCCGCTCTGGTCAACCGCAATGTGAAGAAGGCCCAGATGCAG ACGGACGACAAGATGGTCTCCACAGACGGCTGCATGCTGAACTTCCTGTGGGTGCTGCAGCAGCTGAGCATGAAGATCAAGCTGGAGACGGTGGACCCCTTCTATATCTTCCATCCCAAGTGTCGCCTGCAAGTCAGCACAGAGGAGACCCGGCTCAAGGCTACGATGGAGGAGCTCAAGGGCTGGCTGGGCGAGCTGC ATGAGATCCCATCTAAATTTGCGGAGCCCAAGTTTCCAACGGAGTGTTTCTTCCTGACGCTGCACGCACACCACTTGTCCATCCTGCCTGGCTGTCGACGCTACATCCGCAGGCTCCGAGCCATCCGGGACctgaacag gactGTGGAGGAGCTGAAAAACAGCGAGAGCCAATGGAAGGACTTACCCCTGGCCAGTCGCCACAGGGAGATGCTGAAGAGATGCAAAACCCAGCTGAAG AAACTGGTGCGCGCCAAGGCCTGTGCAGACGCCGGGCTGCTGGATGAAAACCTGCTGCGCCGCTGCCTGCAGTTCTACAGCATGGTGATCCAGCTCGTCCTGCGCTTGGTGGACCCTGCCTACCCCAA TATGACGCTGCCTCTCAACCCAGATATTCCCAAGAGCTTTGCAGCGCTGCCAGAGTTTTACATTGAGGACGTAGCAGAGTTCCTGCTCTTCATTGTGCA gtactcTCCTCAGGTGCTGTACGAGCCTTGCACTCAGGACATCGTGACCTTCCTGATCGTCTTCATCTGCAGTCAGAACTACATCCGCAACCCTTACCTGATCGCCAAGCTGGTGGAGGTGCTGTTCGTCACCAACCCGGCGGTGCAGCCCCGCACCCAGCGCTTCTTCGAGATGATGGAGAACCACCCGATCGCCATCAATCAGCTGGTCCCAGCTCTCATGAAGTTCTACACTG ATGTGGAGCACACCGGTGCCACCAGTGAGTTCTATGACAAGTTTACCATCCGTTACCACATCAGCACCATCTTCAAGAGCCTGTGGCAGAACATTGCACATCACGGAACCTTCCTAGAGGAGTTCAA CTCTGGAAAGCAGTTTGTGCGCTACATCAACATGCTGATCAACGACACCACCTTCCTCCTGGACGAGAGCCTGGAGTCTCTGAAGCGCATCCATGAGAtccaggaggagatgaagaacaAGGAGCAGTGGGATCAGCTGCCCAGG gagcagcagcagagccGCCAGTCACAGCTGACGCAGGACGAGCGGGTCTCGCGCTCCTACCTGGCCCTGGCCACCGAGACTGTAGACATGTTCCACATTCTGACCAAGCAGGTCCAGAAGCCCTTCCTCAGACCC GAGCTGGGACCCCGCCTGGCCGCCATGCTGAACTTTAACCTCCAGCAGCTCTGTGGACCCAAGTGCCGTGACCTAAAGGTGGAGAACCCAGAGAAGTACGGCTTCGAGCCCAAGAAGCTCCTGGACCAGCTGACTGATATCTACCTGCAGCTGGACTGCGCACGCTTCGCCAAGGCCATTGCAGATGACACG AGGTCTTATAGCAGGGAGCTGTTTGAGGAGGTTATCTCTAAGATGCGCAAGGCTGGCATCAAGTCCACCATCGCCATTGAGAAGTTCAAGCTGCTCTCGGATAAAGTGGAGGAGATCGTGGCCAAGAACTCCCAGTCAGAGATGGACTACAGTGATGCCCCTGACGAGTTCAAAG ACCCTCTGATGGACACCCTGATGAGTGATCCGGTGATTCTGCCGTCCGGCTGCATCATGGACCGCTCCATCATCCTGCGGCACCTCCTCAACTCTCCGACGGACCCCTTCAACCGTCAGCAACTCACCGAGAGCATGCTGGAGTCTG TGCCAGAGCTAAAGGAGCGTATCCAGGCCTGGATGCGGGAGAAGCAGGGAGGCAGATTGTCTTAG
- the ube4b gene encoding ubiquitin conjugation factor E4 B isoform X1 — MEELSADEIRRRRLARLAGGQTSQPSTPLSTPLTSPQRETPPGPLPGPSGAPPQPMPSAPSHTLGLNTQSITTPATSPMGASGVAYRSQSSEGVSSLSSSPSNSLETQSQTLSRSQSMDIDTASCEKSMSQVDVDSGIENMEVEDSDRREKRNLTEKESSSNPDVSEEEALQLICKILRVSWKEQDRDVIFLPALAAEFQQKNPKDVYSDFKDLIGQILMEVLMMSTQARVHNPFASLTATSQPITAAKSPDHHLTLQPPSSQGSSPMMPCAGSFGASSLSSLYGCSPHPLALNPARMSAPSSASTPSSATTPTSPLSPTDPPPLRPALGSPTPPLPISQRYRPYSLNSPWASTSTIPPSPRSTGPLSPGQGPSFSPLPASLSSPQQVHPSSMSLPLLPPSSPSARARRTALAARMPSSPLSLLFFALSDMSPNSSDEELEEEEEDFSRVQFGSSLGASGGVSVSDSASDRFTIEACKETEMLNYLIERFDSVGMEERKAPKICSQPCVSQLLSNIRSQCISHAALVLQGALTQPRAPLQSSLLVPYMLCRNLPYGFILELLRMTHQEEEVFKQIFVPILQGLALAVKECSFDSDNFKYPLMALAELCEIKFGKTHPVCNLITYLPLWCPGPLSPAGGREVQRLSFLGVFFSLSVFAEDDTKVGDKYFSGPAITMENTRVVSQSLQHYLESARGDLFKILHNILLNGETREAALSYMAALVNRNVKKAQMQTDDKMVSTDGCMLNFLWVLQQLSMKIKLETVDPFYIFHPKCRLQVSTEETRLKATMEELKGWLGELHEIPSKFAEPKFPTECFFLTLHAHHLSILPGCRRYIRRLRAIRDLNRTVEELKNSESQWKDLPLASRHREMLKRCKTQLKKLVRAKACADAGLLDENLLRRCLQFYSMVIQLVLRLVDPAYPNMTLPLNPDIPKSFAALPEFYIEDVAEFLLFIVQYSPQVLYEPCTQDIVTFLIVFICSQNYIRNPYLIAKLVEVLFVTNPAVQPRTQRFFEMMENHPIAINQLVPALMKFYTDVEHTGATSEFYDKFTIRYHISTIFKSLWQNIAHHGTFLEEFNSGKQFVRYINMLINDTTFLLDESLESLKRIHEIQEEMKNKEQWDQLPREQQQSRQSQLTQDERVSRSYLALATETVDMFHILTKQVQKPFLRPELGPRLAAMLNFNLQQLCGPKCRDLKVENPEKYGFEPKKLLDQLTDIYLQLDCARFAKAIADDTRSYSRELFEEVISKMRKAGIKSTIAIEKFKLLSDKVEEIVAKNSQSEMDYSDAPDEFKDPLMDTLMSDPVILPSGCIMDRSIILRHLLNSPTDPFNRQQLTESMLESVPELKERIQAWMREKQGGRLS; from the exons GGGTGGCGTATCGCAGCCAGAGCAGCGAGGGCGTCAGCTCTCTGTCCAGCTCGCCCTCCAACAGCCTGGAAACCCAGTCGCAGACCCTGTCCCGATCCCAAAGCATGGACATTGACACTGCCTCCTGTGAAAAGAG CATGTCCCAGGTGGATGTGGACTCAGGAATCGAGAACATGGAGGTCGAAGACAGTGATCGCCGAGAGAAGAGGAACCTCACTGAGAAG GAGTCCTCATCCAACCCTGATGTGTCTGAGGAGGAGGCCCTGCAGCTCATCTGTAAGATCCTGCGCGTGTCCTGGAAGGAGCAGGACCGCGACGTCATCTTCCTCCCAGCCCTAGCTGCCGAGTTCCAGCAGAAGAACCCAAAAGATG TCTACTCGGATTTCAAAGACCTCATCGGCCAAATCCTGATGGAGGTTCTCATGATGTCCACCCAGGCGCGGGTCCACAACCCCTTTGCCAGCCTGACCGCCACGTCTCAGCCAATCACCGCTGCCAAATCCCCTGACCACCACTTGACCCTGCAGCCGCCCTCCAGCCAGGGCAGCAGTCCCATGATGCCCTGCGCCGGCTCCTTTGGTGCCAGCTCTCTATCCAG TCTGTATGGGTGTAGTCCCCATCCTCTGGCCCTGAACCCAGCCCGAATGAGTGCTCCGTCGTCTGCCTCTACCCCTTCCTCGGCCACTActcccacctcccccctctctcccactgacccGCCACCTCTCCGCCCAGCCTTgggctcccccacccccccactgcCCATCTCCCAGCGCTACCGGCCCTACTCCCTCAACTCCCCTTgggcctccacctccaccatcccCCCTAGCCCCAGGTCCACTGGGCCCCTCAGTCCTGGACAGGGCCCTTCCTTCAGCCCCCTGCCGGCCTCCCTCAGTTCCCCCCAGCAGGTGCACCCCAGCTCCATGTCCCTACCCCTGCTGCCACCCAGCTCACCTAGTGCCAGGGCTAGACGGACTGCCCTTGCCGCCAGGATGCCCTCTAG ccccctctccctcctcttctttgcCCTCTCCGACATGTCTCCCAACAGTAGCGATGAAGAacttgaagaggaagaggaggatttTTCTCGGGTGCAGTTTGGCTCCAG CCTGGGTGCCTCAGGAGGGGTGTCGGTGTCGGACTCGGCCAGCGACCGCTTCACCATCGAGGCATGCAAGGAGACGGAGATGCTGAACTACCTCATCGAGCGTTTCGACAGtgtgggcatggaggagaggaaggcccCCAAG ATTTGCAGCCAGCCTTGTGTCAGTCAGCTGCTCAGCAACATTCGCTCCCAGTGTATTTCCCATGCTGCTCTAGTGCTCCAGGGCGCCCTCACTCAGCCCAG GGCTCCGCTGCAGTCTTCTCTGTTGGTCCCTTACATGCTGTGCCGGAACCTTCCGTACGGTTTCATCCTGGAGCTCCTCCGCATGACtcaccaggaggaggaggtgttcaAACAG ATCTTCGTTCCCATCCTCCAAGGGCTCGCTTTAGCGGTGAAAGAATGTTCCTTTGACAGTGACAACTTCAAGTACCCCCTGATG GCTTTAGCTGAGCTTTGTGAAATCAAGTTTGGCAAGACTCATCCTGTGTGCAATTTG ATCACCTACCTCCCACTGTGGTGTCCGGGGCCACTGAGCCCGGCTGGGGGTCGAGAGGTCCAGAGACTGTCCTTCCTCGGAGTGTTCTtcagcctgtctgtgtttgcagaGGATGAC ACCAAAGTGGGGGATAAGTACTTCTCAGGCCCTGCCATTACGATGGAGAACACGCGTGTGGTCAGCCAGTCCCTGCAGCATTATCTGGAGTCAGCCCGG GGTGACCTTTTTAAAATCCTCCACAACATCCTGCTGAACGGGGAGACGAGGGAGGCCGCCCTCAGCTACATGGCCGCTCTGGTCAACCGCAATGTGAAGAAGGCCCAGATGCAG ACGGACGACAAGATGGTCTCCACAGACGGCTGCATGCTGAACTTCCTGTGGGTGCTGCAGCAGCTGAGCATGAAGATCAAGCTGGAGACGGTGGACCCCTTCTATATCTTCCATCCCAAGTGTCGCCTGCAAGTCAGCACAGAGGAGACCCGGCTCAAGGCTACGATGGAGGAGCTCAAGGGCTGGCTGGGCGAGCTGC ATGAGATCCCATCTAAATTTGCGGAGCCCAAGTTTCCAACGGAGTGTTTCTTCCTGACGCTGCACGCACACCACTTGTCCATCCTGCCTGGCTGTCGACGCTACATCCGCAGGCTCCGAGCCATCCGGGACctgaacag gactGTGGAGGAGCTGAAAAACAGCGAGAGCCAATGGAAGGACTTACCCCTGGCCAGTCGCCACAGGGAGATGCTGAAGAGATGCAAAACCCAGCTGAAG AAACTGGTGCGCGCCAAGGCCTGTGCAGACGCCGGGCTGCTGGATGAAAACCTGCTGCGCCGCTGCCTGCAGTTCTACAGCATGGTGATCCAGCTCGTCCTGCGCTTGGTGGACCCTGCCTACCCCAA TATGACGCTGCCTCTCAACCCAGATATTCCCAAGAGCTTTGCAGCGCTGCCAGAGTTTTACATTGAGGACGTAGCAGAGTTCCTGCTCTTCATTGTGCA gtactcTCCTCAGGTGCTGTACGAGCCTTGCACTCAGGACATCGTGACCTTCCTGATCGTCTTCATCTGCAGTCAGAACTACATCCGCAACCCTTACCTGATCGCCAAGCTGGTGGAGGTGCTGTTCGTCACCAACCCGGCGGTGCAGCCCCGCACCCAGCGCTTCTTCGAGATGATGGAGAACCACCCGATCGCCATCAATCAGCTGGTCCCAGCTCTCATGAAGTTCTACACTG ATGTGGAGCACACCGGTGCCACCAGTGAGTTCTATGACAAGTTTACCATCCGTTACCACATCAGCACCATCTTCAAGAGCCTGTGGCAGAACATTGCACATCACGGAACCTTCCTAGAGGAGTTCAA CTCTGGAAAGCAGTTTGTGCGCTACATCAACATGCTGATCAACGACACCACCTTCCTCCTGGACGAGAGCCTGGAGTCTCTGAAGCGCATCCATGAGAtccaggaggagatgaagaacaAGGAGCAGTGGGATCAGCTGCCCAGG gagcagcagcagagccGCCAGTCACAGCTGACGCAGGACGAGCGGGTCTCGCGCTCCTACCTGGCCCTGGCCACCGAGACTGTAGACATGTTCCACATTCTGACCAAGCAGGTCCAGAAGCCCTTCCTCAGACCC GAGCTGGGACCCCGCCTGGCCGCCATGCTGAACTTTAACCTCCAGCAGCTCTGTGGACCCAAGTGCCGTGACCTAAAGGTGGAGAACCCAGAGAAGTACGGCTTCGAGCCCAAGAAGCTCCTGGACCAGCTGACTGATATCTACCTGCAGCTGGACTGCGCACGCTTCGCCAAGGCCATTGCAGATGACACG AGGTCTTATAGCAGGGAGCTGTTTGAGGAGGTTATCTCTAAGATGCGCAAGGCTGGCATCAAGTCCACCATCGCCATTGAGAAGTTCAAGCTGCTCTCGGATAAAGTGGAGGAGATCGTGGCCAAGAACTCCCAGTCAGAGATGGACTACAGTGATGCCCCTGACGAGTTCAAAG ACCCTCTGATGGACACCCTGATGAGTGATCCGGTGATTCTGCCGTCCGGCTGCATCATGGACCGCTCCATCATCCTGCGGCACCTCCTCAACTCTCCGACGGACCCCTTCAACCGTCAGCAACTCACCGAGAGCATGCTGGAGTCTG TGCCAGAGCTAAAGGAGCGTATCCAGGCCTGGATGCGGGAGAAGCAGGGAGGCAGATTGTCTTAG
- the ube4b gene encoding ubiquitin conjugation factor E4 B isoform X3, with product MEELSADEIRRRRLARLAGGQTSQPSTPLSTPLTSPQRETPPGPLPGPSGAPPQPMPSAPSHTLGLNTQSITTPATSPMGASGVAYRSQSSEGVSSLSSSPSNSLETQSQTLSRSQSMDIDTASCEKSMSQVDVDSGIENMEVEDSDRREKRNLTEKESSSNPDVSEEEALQLICKILRVSWKEQDRDVIFLPALAAEFQQKNPKDVYSDFKDLIGQILMEVLMMSTQARVHNPFASLTATSQPITAAKSPDHHLTLQPPSSQGSSPMMPCAGSFGASSLSSLGASGGVSVSDSASDRFTIEACKETEMLNYLIERFDSVGMEERKAPKICSQPCVSQLLSNIRSQCISHAALVLQGALTQPRAPLQSSLLVPYMLCRNLPYGFILELLRMTHQEEEVFKQIFVPILQGLALAVKECSFDSDNFKYPLMALAELCEIKFGKTHPVCNLITYLPLWCPGPLSPAGGREVQRLSFLGVFFSLSVFAEDDTKVGDKYFSGPAITMENTRVVSQSLQHYLESARGDLFKILHNILLNGETREAALSYMAALVNRNVKKAQMQTDDKMVSTDGCMLNFLWVLQQLSMKIKLETVDPFYIFHPKCRLQVSTEETRLKATMEELKGWLGELHEIPSKFAEPKFPTECFFLTLHAHHLSILPGCRRYIRRLRAIRDLNRTVEELKNSESQWKDLPLASRHREMLKRCKTQLKKLVRAKACADAGLLDENLLRRCLQFYSMVIQLVLRLVDPAYPNMTLPLNPDIPKSFAALPEFYIEDVAEFLLFIVQYSPQVLYEPCTQDIVTFLIVFICSQNYIRNPYLIAKLVEVLFVTNPAVQPRTQRFFEMMENHPIAINQLVPALMKFYTDVEHTGATSEFYDKFTIRYHISTIFKSLWQNIAHHGTFLEEFNSGKQFVRYINMLINDTTFLLDESLESLKRIHEIQEEMKNKEQWDQLPREQQQSRQSQLTQDERVSRSYLALATETVDMFHILTKQVQKPFLRPELGPRLAAMLNFNLQQLCGPKCRDLKVENPEKYGFEPKKLLDQLTDIYLQLDCARFAKAIADDTRSYSRELFEEVISKMRKAGIKSTIAIEKFKLLSDKVEEIVAKNSQSEMDYSDAPDEFKDPLMDTLMSDPVILPSGCIMDRSIILRHLLNSPTDPFNRQQLTESMLESVPELKERIQAWMREKQGGRLS from the exons GGGTGGCGTATCGCAGCCAGAGCAGCGAGGGCGTCAGCTCTCTGTCCAGCTCGCCCTCCAACAGCCTGGAAACCCAGTCGCAGACCCTGTCCCGATCCCAAAGCATGGACATTGACACTGCCTCCTGTGAAAAGAG CATGTCCCAGGTGGATGTGGACTCAGGAATCGAGAACATGGAGGTCGAAGACAGTGATCGCCGAGAGAAGAGGAACCTCACTGAGAAG GAGTCCTCATCCAACCCTGATGTGTCTGAGGAGGAGGCCCTGCAGCTCATCTGTAAGATCCTGCGCGTGTCCTGGAAGGAGCAGGACCGCGACGTCATCTTCCTCCCAGCCCTAGCTGCCGAGTTCCAGCAGAAGAACCCAAAAGATG TCTACTCGGATTTCAAAGACCTCATCGGCCAAATCCTGATGGAGGTTCTCATGATGTCCACCCAGGCGCGGGTCCACAACCCCTTTGCCAGCCTGACCGCCACGTCTCAGCCAATCACCGCTGCCAAATCCCCTGACCACCACTTGACCCTGCAGCCGCCCTCCAGCCAGGGCAGCAGTCCCATGATGCCCTGCGCCGGCTCCTTTGGTGCCAGCTCTCTATCCAG CCTGGGTGCCTCAGGAGGGGTGTCGGTGTCGGACTCGGCCAGCGACCGCTTCACCATCGAGGCATGCAAGGAGACGGAGATGCTGAACTACCTCATCGAGCGTTTCGACAGtgtgggcatggaggagaggaaggcccCCAAG ATTTGCAGCCAGCCTTGTGTCAGTCAGCTGCTCAGCAACATTCGCTCCCAGTGTATTTCCCATGCTGCTCTAGTGCTCCAGGGCGCCCTCACTCAGCCCAG GGCTCCGCTGCAGTCTTCTCTGTTGGTCCCTTACATGCTGTGCCGGAACCTTCCGTACGGTTTCATCCTGGAGCTCCTCCGCATGACtcaccaggaggaggaggtgttcaAACAG ATCTTCGTTCCCATCCTCCAAGGGCTCGCTTTAGCGGTGAAAGAATGTTCCTTTGACAGTGACAACTTCAAGTACCCCCTGATG GCTTTAGCTGAGCTTTGTGAAATCAAGTTTGGCAAGACTCATCCTGTGTGCAATTTG ATCACCTACCTCCCACTGTGGTGTCCGGGGCCACTGAGCCCGGCTGGGGGTCGAGAGGTCCAGAGACTGTCCTTCCTCGGAGTGTTCTtcagcctgtctgtgtttgcagaGGATGAC ACCAAAGTGGGGGATAAGTACTTCTCAGGCCCTGCCATTACGATGGAGAACACGCGTGTGGTCAGCCAGTCCCTGCAGCATTATCTGGAGTCAGCCCGG GGTGACCTTTTTAAAATCCTCCACAACATCCTGCTGAACGGGGAGACGAGGGAGGCCGCCCTCAGCTACATGGCCGCTCTGGTCAACCGCAATGTGAAGAAGGCCCAGATGCAG ACGGACGACAAGATGGTCTCCACAGACGGCTGCATGCTGAACTTCCTGTGGGTGCTGCAGCAGCTGAGCATGAAGATCAAGCTGGAGACGGTGGACCCCTTCTATATCTTCCATCCCAAGTGTCGCCTGCAAGTCAGCACAGAGGAGACCCGGCTCAAGGCTACGATGGAGGAGCTCAAGGGCTGGCTGGGCGAGCTGC ATGAGATCCCATCTAAATTTGCGGAGCCCAAGTTTCCAACGGAGTGTTTCTTCCTGACGCTGCACGCACACCACTTGTCCATCCTGCCTGGCTGTCGACGCTACATCCGCAGGCTCCGAGCCATCCGGGACctgaacag gactGTGGAGGAGCTGAAAAACAGCGAGAGCCAATGGAAGGACTTACCCCTGGCCAGTCGCCACAGGGAGATGCTGAAGAGATGCAAAACCCAGCTGAAG AAACTGGTGCGCGCCAAGGCCTGTGCAGACGCCGGGCTGCTGGATGAAAACCTGCTGCGCCGCTGCCTGCAGTTCTACAGCATGGTGATCCAGCTCGTCCTGCGCTTGGTGGACCCTGCCTACCCCAA TATGACGCTGCCTCTCAACCCAGATATTCCCAAGAGCTTTGCAGCGCTGCCAGAGTTTTACATTGAGGACGTAGCAGAGTTCCTGCTCTTCATTGTGCA gtactcTCCTCAGGTGCTGTACGAGCCTTGCACTCAGGACATCGTGACCTTCCTGATCGTCTTCATCTGCAGTCAGAACTACATCCGCAACCCTTACCTGATCGCCAAGCTGGTGGAGGTGCTGTTCGTCACCAACCCGGCGGTGCAGCCCCGCACCCAGCGCTTCTTCGAGATGATGGAGAACCACCCGATCGCCATCAATCAGCTGGTCCCAGCTCTCATGAAGTTCTACACTG ATGTGGAGCACACCGGTGCCACCAGTGAGTTCTATGACAAGTTTACCATCCGTTACCACATCAGCACCATCTTCAAGAGCCTGTGGCAGAACATTGCACATCACGGAACCTTCCTAGAGGAGTTCAA CTCTGGAAAGCAGTTTGTGCGCTACATCAACATGCTGATCAACGACACCACCTTCCTCCTGGACGAGAGCCTGGAGTCTCTGAAGCGCATCCATGAGAtccaggaggagatgaagaacaAGGAGCAGTGGGATCAGCTGCCCAGG gagcagcagcagagccGCCAGTCACAGCTGACGCAGGACGAGCGGGTCTCGCGCTCCTACCTGGCCCTGGCCACCGAGACTGTAGACATGTTCCACATTCTGACCAAGCAGGTCCAGAAGCCCTTCCTCAGACCC GAGCTGGGACCCCGCCTGGCCGCCATGCTGAACTTTAACCTCCAGCAGCTCTGTGGACCCAAGTGCCGTGACCTAAAGGTGGAGAACCCAGAGAAGTACGGCTTCGAGCCCAAGAAGCTCCTGGACCAGCTGACTGATATCTACCTGCAGCTGGACTGCGCACGCTTCGCCAAGGCCATTGCAGATGACACG AGGTCTTATAGCAGGGAGCTGTTTGAGGAGGTTATCTCTAAGATGCGCAAGGCTGGCATCAAGTCCACCATCGCCATTGAGAAGTTCAAGCTGCTCTCGGATAAAGTGGAGGAGATCGTGGCCAAGAACTCCCAGTCAGAGATGGACTACAGTGATGCCCCTGACGAGTTCAAAG ACCCTCTGATGGACACCCTGATGAGTGATCCGGTGATTCTGCCGTCCGGCTGCATCATGGACCGCTCCATCATCCTGCGGCACCTCCTCAACTCTCCGACGGACCCCTTCAACCGTCAGCAACTCACCGAGAGCATGCTGGAGTCTG TGCCAGAGCTAAAGGAGCGTATCCAGGCCTGGATGCGGGAGAAGCAGGGAGGCAGATTGTCTTAG